The following coding sequences are from one Coffea arabica cultivar ET-39 chromosome 11e, Coffea Arabica ET-39 HiFi, whole genome shotgun sequence window:
- the LOC113717603 gene encoding ankyrin repeat-containing protein At2g01680 — MDSKSFRFITHQSFFTAVREEDLEALKNIISDDGPDPSSLIALQNDAGETAVYIAAENNFVEVFNYLISFCDLQTVLIKSKADMNAFHVAAARGHSGIVQKFLSLWPELCRACNSSNTSPLYSAATHGHLDVVNAILDADVSSMLIVRKNGKTALHTVARYGLLPIVKVLIERDPGIVSIKDKKGQTALHMAAKGQDTSVLEDLLDADHSILNERDKKGNTAVHIATRKVRSQVVGFLLTYTSIEVNVINNQQETAMDIADKLQYGESALEIKEALLEAGAKHARHVGQVDVTIELKRAVSDIKHEVHSQLLQNEKTQRRVSGIAKELKKIHREAVQNTINSVTVAAVLFASIAFLAIFNLPGQYMTDGPEAGKALISGTVGFRVFCLLNATSLFISLAVVVVQITLVAWDTRSQKLIVSIVNKLMWAACMSTCGAYLAIAFVVVGRKSSWMAITITVVGLPILGGTLVSMSYFVFRQHFGVFGNDSQRRIRRASGSKSFSWSYSANISDLDDYNSDERIYAL, encoded by the exons ATGGACTCGAAGTCCTTTAGGTTCATAACCCACCAATCATTTTTCACTGCCGTGAGGGAAGAGGACCTTGAGGCCCTCAAGAACATCATATCAGATGATGGGCCGGATCCATCTTCCTTAATTGCCTTGCAAAATGATGCAGGGGAGACTGCTGTATACATAGCTGCGGAGAATAATTTTGTGGAGGTTTTTAACTATTTGATCAGCTTTTGTGATCTGCAGACTGTTCTGATCAAGTCTAAAGCTGATATGAATGCTTTCCATGTTGCTGCTGCTCGTGGACACTCAG GAATTGTCCAGAAATTTTTGAGCTTGTGGCCTGAGCTTTGTAGAGCTTGTAATTCTTCAAACACAAGCCCTCTTTACTCAGCTGCTACCCATGGCCATCTAGATGTAGTTAATGCTATATTAGATGCAGATGTGAGCTCCATGCTTATTGTGCGGAAGAATGGCAAAACAGCATTACACACCGTTGCACGATATGGCCTTCTCCCTATTGTGAAAGTTCTAATAGAAAGAGATCCAGGGATTGTGTCCATAAAGGACAAGAAGGGCCAAACTGCACTGCATATGGCTGCAAAAGGTCAGGATACTTCAGTTTTGGAGGATCTATTGGATGCTGATCATTCTATACTGAATGAACGTGATAAAAAGGGCAATACAGCTGTGCATATAGCTACTCGGAAAGTCCGTTCTCAG GTAGTAGGCTTCTTGCTGACATACACATCCATTGAAGTCAATGTGATCAACAATCAACAAGAAACTGCGATGGACATTGCTGACAAACTCCAATATGGAGAATCAGCATTGGAGATCAAAGAAGCTCTGTTAGAGGCTGGTGCCAAACATGCAAGGCATGTTGGTCAAGTTGATGTAACAATAGAACTCAAAAGGGCTGTGAGTGATATTAAGCATGAGGTGCACTCTCAGTTACTACAGAATGAGAAGACTCAGAGGAGAGTTTCAGGCATCGCCAAAGAACTCAAGAAAATTCATAGAGAGGCTGTTCAAAATACCATCAATTCTGTAACTGTGGCTGCTGTTCTTTTCGCCTCCATTGCTTTCTTGGCTATATTCAACTTGCCTGGCCAATATATGACAGATGGACCAGAAGCAGGAAAGGCATTGATCTCTGGTACTGTTGGCTTCCGGGTGTTTTGCCTCCTGAATGCCACCTCTCTCTTCATTTCTCTGGCAGTAGTTGTTGTTCAGATCACTTTGGTTGCCTGGGATACTAGATCTCAGAAACTAATCGTCTCGATTGTAAATAAGCTGATGTGGGCTGCCTGTATGAGCACCTGTGGAGCATATTTAGCTATAGCTTTTGTGGTAGTGGGAAGGAAGAGCTCTTGGATGGCTATAACAATCACAGTGGTGGGTTTACCCATTCTGGGCGGGACGCTGGTTAGCATGAGCTACTTTGTTTTTCGACAGCATTTTGGAGTTTTTGGTAATGATTCTCAGAGACGGATCAGAAGGGCAAGTGGAagcaaatcattttcttggtcCTATTCGGCAAACATTTCTGATCTGGATGACTATAATTCTGATGAGAGAATCTATGCCTTGTGA
- the LOC140021619 gene encoding transcription factor IIIA-like, with amino-acid sequence MVEEKENKRPVIFRDIRRYYCEYCGICRSKKSLISSHILSHHQEELKQKEEENGQAKDEPKMNTCEHCGVSFRKPAYLRQHMQSHSFERPFKCLVADCHASYRRKDHLTRHLLQHQGKLFECPLDSCKCGFAYQGNMKRHVKEFHYDSSSNDVTSPKQYVCTEVGCGKVFKFASKLRRHEESHVKLDTVEAFCAEPGCMKYFTNGECLKEHVRSCHQYVICETCGTRQLKKNFKRHLCSHEAGCSQSKVKCSFEGCLLSFSNKSNLNQHVKAVHLGLQPFSCRFPSCGMTFSFKHVRDNHEKSGRHVFTRGDFEESDEQFRSRPRGGRKRQYPVIETLMRKRIVPPCESDPILNEASDYLSRFFSTESEDEL; translated from the exons atggttgaagaaaaagagaacaaaagaCCAGTGATATTTAGGGACATAAGAAGATACTATTGTGAATATTGTGGAATATGCCGTTCCAAGAAGTCCCTCATCTCCTCTCACATCCTCTCGCATCATCAG GAGGAATTGAAGcagaaagaagaggaaaatggGCAAGCAAAAGATGAGCCAAAAATGAATACATGTGAACATTGCGGTGTTAGTTTCAGAAAGCCTGCATACTTAAGACAGCATATGCAAAGCCATTCATTTGAG AGACCTTTTAAATGTCTAGTGGCTGACTGTCATGCAAGTTATCGAAGAAAAGATCACTTGACCAGACACCTACTTCAGCATCAAGGGAAACTCTTTGAGTGTCCTCTTGATAGTTGCAAATGTGGGTTTGCTTACCAAGGAAACATGAAGCGGCATGTGAAAGAATTTCACTATGATTCTTCCTCAAATGATGTTACGAGTCCAAAGCAGTATGTGTGTACTGAAGTTGGGTGTGGAAAGGTGTTCAAATTTGCCTCCAAATTGCGAAGGCATGAGGAGTCTCATG TTAAGTTGGACACAGTGGAGGCATTTTGTGCTGAACCAGGATGTATGAAGTATTTTACAAATGGTGAATGCCTCAAGGAACATGTTCGCTCATGTCATCAGTATGTTATCTGTGAGACATGCGGGACAAGGCAGCTGAAGAAGAACTTCAAGCGGCACCTCTGCTCACATGAAGCAGGATGTTCTCAATCTAAAGTAAAATGCAGCTTTGAGGGGTGTCTTCTCTCATTCTCAAAT AAGTCGAACCTTAATCAGCATGTTAAAGCTGTGCACTTGGGGCTGCAGCCATTTTCCTGCAGATTTCCATCATGCGGCATGACATTTTCATTTAAGCATGTGAGAGATAACCATGAGAAATCCGGGCGCCATGTTTTCACTCGA GGGGATTTTGAAGAGTCTGATGAACAATTTAGATCGAGACCAAGGGGTGGCAGAAAAAGGCAGTATCCAGTTATAGAAACATTGATGAGGAAGCGCATTGTTCCACCTTGTGAATCTGATCCAATCTTGAATGAGGCGTCTGATTACCTATCGCGGTTCTTCTCTACGGAATCTGAGGATGAGCTTTGA
- the LOC113716490 gene encoding defensin Ec-AMP-D2-like, whose amino-acid sequence MRSFMRLSATVLLLLALFMASDMGPIGVAEARICESQSHRFKGPCIRKDNCAAVCQTEGFHGGRCRGFRRRCFCTKHC is encoded by the exons ATGAGGAGTTTCATGCGCTTGTCTGCAACAGTTCTTCTCCTCTTGGCGCTTTTCATGGCCTCTG ATATGGGACCAATCGGGGTGGCCGAGGCTAGGATTTGCGAGTCACAGAGCCATCGATTCAAGGGACCGTGTATCAGGAAGGACAACTGTGCTGCTGTTTGCCAGACTGAAGGGTTCCATGGTGGCCGTTGCAGGGGCTTCCGTCGCAGATGTTTCTGCACTAAACATTGCTAA
- the LOC140021508 gene encoding defensin Ec-AMP-D2-like — protein MGPIGVVEARICESQSHRFKGPCIRKDNCAAVCQTEGFHGGRCRGFRRRCFCTKHC, from the coding sequence ATGGGACCAATCGGGGTGGTCGAGGCTAGGATTTGCGAGTCACAGAGCCATCGATTCAAGGGACCGTGTATCAGGAAGGACAACTGTGCTGCTGTTTGCCAGACTGAAGGGTTCCATGGTGGCCGTTGCAGGGGCTTCCGTCGCAGATGTTTCTGCACTAAACATTGCTAA
- the LOC140021384 gene encoding putative F-box protein At1g47730 encodes MIPKDILIQIFEKLPVESLLRFKCVSKVWYNMIEDQEFVDGFRVRAHNRGTNLLVRKSRFQKNTDEENNTGVNHSQVYTFFLVDSEGKSVPLAFPDILRETSFRLHQPVEGLLCCNNIIWNPTTRKFIDLPPRNQMPDAWKISEKMGTTRGEFLVYDGKKKEFYNEGVSWRSFCKWRSSHFQNASSLSSHSENASSIRARIPEMRAQ; translated from the coding sequence ATGATACCTAAAGACATCCTTATACAAATATTCGAAAAACTTCCGGTAGAATCTCTATTGAGATTCAAGTGTGTTTCAAAGGTTTGGTACAACATGATTGAAGATCAAGAATTTGTTGATGGTTTTCGCGTTCGTGCCCATAATCGTGGAACCAACCTCCTTGTTCGCAAGTCCCGTTTCCAAAAGAATACCGATGAAGAAAATAATACAGGGGTAAATCATTCACAAGTATATACTTTCTTCCTAGTAGATTCAGAAGGCAAATCTGTTCCTCTTGCCTTTCCAGATATTCTTCGGGAAACATCCTTTCGCTTACATCAACCTGTTGAAGGATTACTATGTTGCAACAACATCATATGGAACCCTACAACAAGAAAGTTCATTGATCTTCCCCCTCGTAATCAGATGCCCGATGCTTGGAAGATCAGCGAGAAGATGGGAACTACAAGGGGTGAATTCTTAgtttatgatggaaaaaaaaaagaattctacaACGAGGGCGTTTCCTGGAGGAGTTTCTGTAAATGGAGGTCTTCGCATTTCCAAAATGCGAGCTCACTGAGCTCGCATTCTGAAAATGCGAGCTCAATTCGAGCTCGCATTCCGGAAATGCGAGCTCAGTGA
- the LOC113718516 gene encoding putative F-box protein At1g32420: MIQIKRTLVPAIPDDILVQILEKLPAKPLLRFKSVSKSWYSIIEDQEFADGFRLRSHNRGTNLLVRKIRFGKRTVEGQNTRVYDFSVIDSEGQSVPVAVPNILKNTFFHLDQPVEGLVLCNNLIWNPTTGKFIDLPPRNPNPYAKEISEKMGNMRGCYHSGAWSKYFLGFDVSSKKYKVLSICLTWLERKPIRANNDDIFYKEFDINENQVHVHAEVLTLGTNSWKILSIDYSVQQDLSKGFTVKTSCSINGAIYSIITPHSKLSVMSSSESECILAFDLSHEKFQLLLLPRRVYVDFAGEIGGRLAIIDVYGERIWMLEEAFEGGKWTAVDLFLAKSWARMKLSEGRLIAVYPIGSCQNGEILFRVSEIVSSSGQELGSTIFGYNMESKDVRMVTKLDDFVDDRDNIVSGLVETIHPLN, from the coding sequence ATGATACAAATTAAGAGAACTCTTGTCCCCGCAATTCCTGATGACATCCTTGTTCAAATACTCGAAAAACTTCCAGCAAAACCACTATTGAGATTCAAGAGTGTTTCAAAAAGTTGGTACAGCATAATTGAAGATCAAGAATTTGCCGATGGTTTTCGCCTTCGATCCCATAATCGTGGCACCAACCTCCTCGTACGCAAGATCCGTTTCGGAAAGAGAACTGTTGAAGGGCAAAATACAAGGGTATATGATTTCTCCGTAATAGATTCAGAAGGCCAATCGGTTCCTGTCGCTGTTCCAAATATTCTCAAAAATACCTTCTTTCACCTAGATCAACCTGTTGAAGGCTTAGTGCTCTGTAACAACCTCATATGGAACCCTACTACAGGAAAATTCATTGATCTTCCCCCACGTAATCCGAATCCTTATGCGAAGGAGATCAGTGAGAAAATGGGAAACATGAGAGGATGTTACCACTCGGGTGCCTGGAGTAAATACTTTCTGGGATTCGATGTTTCATCCAAGAAATACAAGGTATTAAGTATTTGTCTTACGTGGCTTGAAAGAAAACCCATTCGGGCCAATAACGATGATATTTTTTACAAGGAGTTTGATATTAATGAAAACCAAGTCCATGTCCATGCAGAAGTTTTGACTCTGGGAACCAATTCTTGGAAAATTTTAAGTATTGATTATTCTGTGCAACAAGACCTTAGCAAGGGCTTCACTGTCAAGACATCATGCAGCATCAACGGGGCAATATATAGCATCATCACTCCCCATAGTAAATTGTCTGTGATGTCCTCGTCCGAGAGTGAATGCATACTGGCCTTTGATCTAAGTCATGAGAAATTTCAACTTCTGCTTCTTCCCAGGCGAGTTTATGTAGATTTTGCAGGTGAGATTGGAGGACGGCTTGCTATAATTGATGTTTATGGCGAAAGGATTTGGATGCTAGAAGAAGCTTTCGAGGGTGGAAAGTGGACTGCTGTGGATTTATTTTTGGCAAAAAGTTGGGCACGAATGAAATTATCTGAGGGCCGATTGATTGCGGTCTACCCTATTGGTTCATGCCAAAATGGTGAGATTTTGTTTCGAGTTTCTGAGATTGTTTCATCGAGTGGCCAAGAATTAGGATCAACCATTTTCGGCTACAACATGGAGAGCAAAGATGTAAGGATGGTCACGAAACTAGATGACTTTGTGGATGACAGGGATAACATTGTCTCCGGGCTTGTCGAAACGATTCATCCACTTAATTAG
- the LOC113718517 gene encoding F-box only protein 8-like, giving the protein MKPTKRKNIVPIPKDILLEIFVKLPAKRLLRFKCVSKHWCSIIEGSELVDAFRNRPCNRGTNLLVRRKCTQEEETIEGRRKFNDFFLLDSEGKCVPLEVPVILQEKFFSNDDGEWQHVEGLVHRKNIIWNPTTRKVVHLPPRNPFWDASKVIENMGIVAGCDNWSVSSKYFLGFDVSIKKHKVLCICRMDFRMNTISDGYIENSDIQKSQVSIEVLTLGANCWKKTTSDYPLPKELFEDFHVKTYCSINGVIYMIICPPCKRFQLPRRRSDQNDTILAYDITHEKFQLLPLPRGIGGIVHFVGDLRGRLTLMQQKHKQIWILEEDYGGPRWTVVDLLLPELWYTREISLREKIVKPIGLNPSGEIFFEVKEFSLNIKESSLSTIYVYNMESKDTRKVRFLTRMKNFFGSIFPNLVATIQPLK; this is encoded by the coding sequence ATGAAACCGACTAAGAGAAAAAATATTGTTCCTATTCCGAAAGACATCCTTTTAGAAATATTCGTAAAACTTCCAGCAAAACGACTATTGAGATTCAAGTGTGTATCAAAGCATTGGTGTTCGATTATTGAAGGTTCTGAACTTGTTGATGCTTTTCGCAATCGCCCCTGTAATCGTGGCACCAACCTCCTCGTTAGGAGGAAGTGTACACAGGAAGAGGAAACTATTGAAGGCAGAAGGAAGTTCAATGATTTTTTTCTACTAGATTCAGAAGGTAAATGTGTTCCTCTTGAAGTCCCCGTTATTCTCCAAGAAAAATTCTTTTCCAACGACGATGGCGAATGGCAACACGTTGAAGGCTTAGTACATCGTAAAAACATTATTTGGAACCCTACAACCAGAAAAGTTGTTCACCTTCCTCCTCGTAATCCCTTTTGGGACGCAAGCAAGGTGATTGAGAATATGGGAATCGTTGCAGGATGTGACAATTGGAGTGTCTCCAGTAAATACTTTTTGGGGTTCGATGTTTCGATCAAGAAACACAAGGTCTTATGCATTTGTCGGATGGATTTCCGTATGAATACCATATCGGATGGCTACATTGAAAATTCCGATATTCAGAAAAGCCAAGTATCTATAGAAGTATTGACTTTGGGAGccaattgttggaagaaaacgaCAAGCGATTATCCTCTTCCAAAAGAACTTTTCGAGGACTTCCATGTCAAGACATACTGTAGCATCAACGGCGTAATATATATGATCATTTGTCCCCCTTGCAAAAGATTTCAACTTCCACGGCGGCGTTCAGATCAGAATGACACCATACTGGCCTACGATATAACTCATGAGAAGTTTCAACTATTGCCTCTTCCCCGCGGGATTGGTGGTATTGTACATTTTGTAGGCGACCTGAGGGGACGCTTGACTCTGATGCAACAAAAACACAAGCAGATTTGGATACTAGAAGAAGATTACGGAGGTCCAAGGTGGACTGTTGTGGATTTATTGTTGCCGGAACTTTGGTACACAAGGGAAATTTCATTGCGAGAAAAGATAGTCAAGCCCATCGGTTTAAACCCGAGTGGAGAGATTTTCTTTGAAGTTAAGGAATTTTCTCTTAATATCAAGGAATCCTCGCTGTCAACTATTTATGTCTATAATATGGAGAGCAAAGATACAAGGAAAGTCCGGTTTCTGACAAGGATGAAGAATTTCTTCGGCAGCATCTTCCCCAATCTTGTGGCAACTATACAACCACTTAAGTAG